AGCACGACCAGCGGCATCGTCATCACCCGCGGCGATTCGTGGGCGTGATCGTACCGATGATGATCGCGCGGCTCGCCGGCGAACGTCATGTACCACAGCCGGAACATGTAAAACGCCGTGATCGCGGCGCCCGCCGCAGGGGCGAACAGCAGGATCGACAGCAGCGGATGGCTGCGGTTGGCGCCGGCGAAGCTCCACGCTTGCTCGATGATCGCGTCTTTCGAGTAGTAGCCCGACAGGCCGAACGCAGTTGTCGGAACGCCGGCCCCGATGATCGCCAGGCAGCCCACGAGCATCGTGAAAGCCGTAACCGGCATTTTCTTTCGCAGGCCCCCCATGAACGTCATGTCGTTCGTGTGGACGGCGTGAATTACTGAGCCCGAGCAGAGGAACAACAGGCTCTTGAAAAACGCGTGCGTGATCAGGTGGAACATCCCCGCGGACCAGCCGCCGATGCCCAAGGCGAGCATCATGTATCCCAGTTGGCTGACCGTGGAGTAGGCCAGCACCCGCTTGATGTCTGTCGCAGTGATGGCGATCGTCGCGGCGATGAACAGCGTGATGCAACCAACCACGGCGATCACCAGCAGCGCTTCCGGCGAGAAGACCGGGTAAAACCGGCCCACGAGGTAGACCCCCGCGGCGACCATCGTCGCCGAGTGGACCAAGGCCGACACAGGCGTCGGCCCCTCCATCGCGTCGGGCAGCCATACGTGCAGGGGGAATTGAGCGCTCTTGCCGACGCAACCGCAGAAGATCCCCACGCCCGCGATGAGCAGCAGCCAGTGGCCCGCCTTGTTCGGCTTCTCGTCCGATCCGGGGCCGACGATTCGTCGTCCCTCGGCCTCCATCGATTCGGTGGGTTCGAGGGCGTACTCGTTGTCCTCGGACCGCACAAGGCTGAAGATCCCCTGCTCGACGACCTCGCCCTCTTTGTTCTTGAGGTCGCCGAAGGCGAAGGTTCCCAGGCTCGACCACAGGGCCATCATGCCGATCAGCATGCCGAAGTCGCCGATGCGGTTCACGATGAACGCCTTGTTGGCGGCGTTGCAGGCGCTTTGGCGTTCGATGTAGAAGCCGATCAGGAAATAGGAGCAGATGCCCACCAGTTCCCAGAACACGAACGCCATCGCCACGTTGCCGGCGATGACGATCCCCAGCATGCTGAAACAGAACAGCGACAGGTACTGAAAGAAGCGATAGAACCGCCCCTTGCGATGCAGATGCCCGCCGCTGGCGAGCGTCACTTCGTGGTCGACGTAGTCCTCGTGCAACTCGTCATGCATGTAGCCGATCGCGTAGAAATGGACGCACGAGGCGATCAGCGTCACGACGCAGAACATCGCCACGGTCAGCGAGTCGATGTAATAGCTGACGTCGAGCTTCAGCTTGCCGAAGGTCGCGAGATTGTAGAAGACGCCCGTTTCGTACGGCGGAGCCGGGTTAGGCTTCAGATGAGCGTGGTCGTCGTGCTCGCCGGCGCCGTGCGATTCGGCTGCGAGGCGGAACGGCGACGGCCCGGGATGGTCCGCCGGCGTACTCGCTAATCGAACTGGCGCCGACTCGGCGGGGGCTGAGGCGTGGTGCGGTTCCGGCAGCTTCCTGTTCGGCAGCCACACGCCGAACAGGGCGACGAAGCTCAGCACGCTGCTCGTCACGATCGCGGCGGTCGCCAATTTGCCGGCGCCCTCGCCGTGGCGGCCCATCCGCTTCCCGAAAAACAGGATCAGCACGAACGAGGCCAACGGCAGCAGCCAGGCGGTCGCCAGCAGATTGGGAAGGACTTCAATATCCATTGATCTCGACGCAGCAGCGAGCGGGACGACAGGGCCCCGGTCTCCCCGGCGATCAACCTTGCAGTTGGTCGGCCCGGTCGACGTCGACCGAGTCGTGGTTGTTGTAAAAATTCAGCACGATCGCCAGCGCCACGGCCGCCTCGGCCGCGGCCAGCACGATGACGAACAGGGCCATCAACGGCCCGTCGAGCCCCAACCCCGTTCCGTCGCCGCGGAGAAACCGGCTCCCCAGGGCGATGAAGTTCAAATTGGCGCCGTTGAGCACCAGCTCGATCCCCATCAGCACTCCCAGGGCGTTTCGCTTGAGCGCCATGCACAGCGCTCCGCACACGAACAGCACCGCCCCGACGGCCATGTAGTGGGCGACCCCGACGGGCTGGGTCAGCAAATTGGCAAGAGGCAGGTCCATAGCGAACAAAGCGAATTGAGGGGGCGGGCGGGGCGAGCAGCGGCGACGAGCGCCGGCTATCCCAGGGCGGCCTCGGGGGTGCGCCGCTTGGCCCGGGCCAGATAGGCTGCGCCGATCAGCACGACCAATAGGTGGACCGAAACGATCTCAAACGGCAGCACGTAGGACGACATCCCGGCTCGCAGCGTTTCGTCCGGCTGGTCAAGTTGGTCGACCCGGCCGTTGGTCAGCGCCACGCCGATCGGCGTGGCGGTCGGTTGCACGGCGACCGCCTCGGCCGCGGCGCGGTCGAGCGGCTTCCACTCGGGGACGCTGAACGCGGCGATCAGCAGCACAGCCAGCAGCGCCCCCCCCGCGAGCAATCCGACGACCCAATCGCCGGCCATCGTCTTCATCTCGACGAACTGCTGCTGAGAGGTCAGCATCACGCCGAAAATCAGCAGCACCAGCGTGCCGCCGACGTAAATCATCAGTTGCATGGCGCCGACGAAGTCCTCCCCGGCCAGGAAGAACAGCCCCGCCGTGCTCGCCAGCGACAGCACCAAGTAAAACGCCATCCGCACGACGTTTCGCGAGAACACGACCGCCAGCGCAAAACCGCACGCCAGGATCGCGAACAGCAGAAACAAGAAGGTCGGCCAGTAGATTCCGTCGCCCACGGTCACTTGCCTCCCTGGAATTGAAGGGCCAGGGCCGCGGCGCCCGTCGGCGTCGCGACGATTTGGTCGGCCGAGTCGTCCTGCGATTCGGCCTCGTCAGCCGCTGCCTGCTGGCCGCGATGCCAGCCTTCGCTAATCTCCGCAGTGACGCTGGGAGCGGCGAGCAGGCCGAAGAAGCACCGATCGGGAAGCGACCATTGCCAAGCCACGGCTCCGACGAACATCATCGCCGCGAGCGGCGTGCAGTACTTCAAGCAGGTCGTCATCACTTGGTCGATCCGCAACCGCGGCAGCGTCCAGCGAATCCACATCATCACGCACACGCCGACGACCGCCTTGCCAATTACGTTCGCCGTCCCGAGCACCGCGCCCAGATACCACGCCAGATTGCCGTTTTCCGCGGTCAGCCCCAATATCTGGGCGACCGGCACGGGCCCGTGCCACCCGCCGAGGAACAAGATCGAGGCCAGCAGGCTCACCGAGAACATCGACCCGTACTCGGCCATGAAGAAGAAGCTCCAGCGGAGCCCCGAATATTCGGTGTGGAACCCGGCCACGAGCTCGCTTTCCGCCTCGGCCAAGTCGAAGGGGGCGCGGTTCACGCTGGCGGTGGCGCAGGTGAAGTAGACCCAGAAGATGAGGAACGTTGCGGGGTCGTGAAAGAGGTGCCAGTTCGTGAACCAGCCCTGCTGCATGTCGCCGATGACCACCAGATCCATCGAACCGGCGATCAGCACCGGCACGACTGCGCAAAGTCCTAGCGGAACTTCGTAGCTGACCACCTGGGCCGCCTCGCGCATCGCCCCGAACAGCGACCACTTGGACGCCGAGGAATAGCCGGCCAGAATGACGCCGAACACCTCGAGCCCCAACACGGCCAACACGAAAAACACCCCGGCGTTGACGTGCTGGACGATGAACGGGTATTCGCCCCCGGCGAACGGAATCGCCAGAAATGCCGCGATTGAGGCGCAGAAGCTGACGTACGGGGCGACGCGAAACAGCATGCCGTCGGCGCCCGCCGGCATGAGGTCTTCCTTGGTCAGCAGCTTTAGCCCGTCGGCCAGGGTCTGCAGCCACCCGAACTTGCCGCCGACGCGGGTCGGGCCAAGGCGGTCCTGGATGCGGCCGGAGATCTTCCGCTCCAGCCAAATGAAGACCAGCGCCCCGACGGCGACCAAATTGATGATCAGCCCGACGTGGACGAGCCCGGCGATGGCGTAGGCCAACCAGACGGGCAACTGAAAATACTGGGCGAGAAACTCAGCCACGTGTCGTTTTTCCGTGACGGGCGGCAGGCTCGCGGCAAGGGGCGAGCGAAATCCTCAAGACCTTGACGCAGCGACACTTAGCGCTTGTGCAGGCGCCGCCACGGAAGATCGTGAAATATTGCACGAAGTCGGCTCGCACAACAAGCCCCCCAAACGCCGTTTTTTCCCCTCCGACGAGCCGCCCGAGACGAATTCTGCGCGTCCTGCACCCCCGCACGGCAAATTTGATTGTGTTGCTGCGCTTTGCGAGTTAGATTGCGCCGAGGTGCCGCCGACGCGACCGCCGACTGTGCTCCCGGCCATCGCGTCATGCTGTTTCAGTCTTTCTTTTCTGTCGCGGAGTCTGGTCAAGCAGTTCGCACCCCCGGCTGGACGCGTTCGGCGGGTTTGCGATCGGGAGATGCGCCTATGCGGTGAACCACTCAGCCACGAAGTCGAGCGTCCTGCGGCGCGGCCCTGAATAGGGTTCGTCGCCCGATGCTGGAGAAGAGGCGCAATTCGAGCGTCGCGGACGGTTCCGCGAGGCAACGAACTCCAGCTTAAGAGGTGCTCATGTACGCTTCATTCGGCAAAGTCGCGGCCCTTGTCTGCTTTCTGCTGGCGGCGACCTTCTCGTCTTCAGTCTCCGGCCAACTCATCGGCATCGAGCCGATCGGCGACCCCACGGCGCCGGTGATCATCGTTCCCGGCCAGCCGTTCGAACAGTTCTATCCGAACGTGTTCGATCTGGATCATCCCAAGAAGCTGACCTTCGAGGGGGTGATCATCAACGACGACCCGAACAATCGACCCGGCGAAGTCGCCATCTGGTTCGACTGGCTCGACATCATGGGCGGCATATCGACTTCGCCCCCGGTCGTCCACACCATCGTTCCCGGCGTGCCGACGGACCTGTTCGGCCCGAGCGCGCCAATGTGGATCATCCCGTATTGCCCGCCGCAGGTGAGCATTCACATCGAGGCGTTGGGGCCCGGATTTCCCCTGGCCGTCAACGGGGTCTTCATCCACGAATGTCTGATCCCCGAGCCGGCGACAGTCGGGCTCGGGACGCTCGGATTCGCGTGCTTCTTTGCCGCCCTGAGGAGGCGTCCTGTTTGCTGATCGCAGCCGTTGCTTCTCGATATTGTTCTGCTTTCAAGAAAAGGCTGACCTCATGATCAGAATTGCGCAAGGATTCTCGGCGCTCGTCGCCGTGGCGTTGTTGACATCCATCGCCGAGGCTCAAACGGGCGGCACGATCGGCATTGAGCCGATCGTGACCTCGATTCCCCCCGGCGGGACGTTCGAACAGTTCTATCCCAACGTGTTCGACCTCGATCATCCGAAGCGGCTCAGCTTCGAGGGATCGATCGGCAACGGCAGTACGTCCGCGCCGGCCTTGGTTTACTTCTGGTTCGATTGGCTCGACCCGCGCGTGCCGCCGCCGAACGACGTCTTCACCAGCCCGCCTCTGCAGATTCCGTTGCAGCCCGGTCAGGTCATGACGTTCGGCTCAACTTCCGGGACTCCGCCCCTGGAATTCCTTATCCCGTTCTGTCCGCCTCAGGTGAGCATTCACATTGAGAATCGTGGCCAAACGGGACCGGTGTTCGTGGAAGGCCTGTTTATCCACGAGTGCCTGATCCCCGAACCGGCGACGGGGGGGCTTGCCGCGATCACTGCGGCAGGGCTGGCCGTCGTGCTGCGAACTCGGCGCAGTCGACGCATGTCGGCGGCGTAAACCGATGATCTGAGAACACGCAGGCCCTGTTGAGGCGAGCGAGGCGACCACGCCTCGCTCGCCCGCGGCTGACGATGCGCAGCAAAGCGTCCCGGTGTTTTCGCATGGGCGATTCTTCGCCTTGCGGATCTAGCGGCCGGATTGGGGGGAGCGCTACCGGTCGATCTCGCCCATGACGACGTCGAGCGAGCCGACGATCGCCGGCACGTCGGCGATCAGACAGCCGCGGCACAGTTCGCTAGTGACAGAGAGATTGCAAAACGAACTGCTGCGGGCTCGGGCGCGCCACGGGATCGACTCCCCGTTGCTGACCAGGTAGAAGCCCATCTGTCCGCGAGGACACTCCGTCTCGAGGTACGCCTCCCCCTTCGGGAGCTTCTCGGTGAGCTTGCGCGGTTCGCCGTAGCTTCCCTCGGCGGTGCTGTACCGATCGATCGCTTGGCGGACGAGGTCGACCGACTGCACGACTTCCAGCATCCGCACGTAGAACCGGTGCCAACAGTCCCCCAGCACCGCTTCCATCGGCACGGCCGGGTAGTCGTGGTCCTTGGGATAGTGGCCGTTGCGCTCGGCAATGACCTCGAAAGCGTAGCCGTCGTACATCGCGGTGTAGATTTCTTCGCCGTCGCGACGCAAGTCGTGGTCGACCCCGCTGCCGCGCAGCACCGGACCGCTTGTGCCGTAGTCGATCGCCTTCTTCGCCGACATGACTCCAATCCCCGCAGTCCGCTTCACGAAGATCGAATTGGTCGTCAGCAG
The window above is part of the Pirellulales bacterium genome. Proteins encoded here:
- the nuoL gene encoding NADH-quinone oxidoreductase subunit L, whose product is MDIEVLPNLLATAWLLPLASFVLILFFGKRMGRHGEGAGKLATAAIVTSSVLSFVALFGVWLPNRKLPEPHHASAPAESAPVRLASTPADHPGPSPFRLAAESHGAGEHDDHAHLKPNPAPPYETGVFYNLATFGKLKLDVSYYIDSLTVAMFCVVTLIASCVHFYAIGYMHDELHEDYVDHEVTLASGGHLHRKGRFYRFFQYLSLFCFSMLGIVIAGNVAMAFVFWELVGICSYFLIGFYIERQSACNAANKAFIVNRIGDFGMLIGMMALWSSLGTFAFGDLKNKEGEVVEQGIFSLVRSEDNEYALEPTESMEAEGRRIVGPGSDEKPNKAGHWLLLIAGVGIFCGCVGKSAQFPLHVWLPDAMEGPTPVSALVHSATMVAAGVYLVGRFYPVFSPEALLVIAVVGCITLFIAATIAITATDIKRVLAYSTVSQLGYMMLALGIGGWSAGMFHLITHAFFKSLLFLCSGSVIHAVHTNDMTFMGGLRKKMPVTAFTMLVGCLAIIGAGVPTTAFGLSGYYSKDAIIEQAWSFAGANRSHPLLSILLFAPAAGAAITAFYMFRLWYMTFAGEPRDHHRYDHAHESPRVMTMPLVVLAVFAIGVGWAVPGTNLSVTSLLEQAQPIGTAAGGSGELFAALDVPAEALSHTREIKFKAGMLAFSAAALGVLGATILYLWRLLNPAEIRDSFKPLYKFLWNKWWFDELYDAIFVKPVMLVSNLAAKFDRSAIDGLIHGTAATAKGASKIVGHVFDQTVVDGTANAIANRTWDIGLLLKRLQTGKVRQYVLFIVMGTWLLYLAVSFLIVARGGAASTPVPSAEVRNASTVISHHAR
- the nuoK gene encoding NADH-quinone oxidoreductase subunit NuoK, with the protein product MDLPLANLLTQPVGVAHYMAVGAVLFVCGALCMALKRNALGVLMGIELVLNGANLNFIALGSRFLRGDGTGLGLDGPLMALFVIVLAAAEAAVALAIVLNFYNNHDSVDVDRADQLQG
- a CDS encoding NADH-quinone oxidoreductase subunit J, with amino-acid sequence MGDGIYWPTFLFLLFAILACGFALAVVFSRNVVRMAFYLVLSLASTAGLFFLAGEDFVGAMQLMIYVGGTLVLLIFGVMLTSQQQFVEMKTMAGDWVVGLLAGGALLAVLLIAAFSVPEWKPLDRAAAEAVAVQPTATPIGVALTNGRVDQLDQPDETLRAGMSSYVLPFEIVSVHLLVVLIGAAYLARAKRRTPEAALG
- a CDS encoding NADH-quinone oxidoreductase subunit H, which gives rise to MAEFLAQYFQLPVWLAYAIAGLVHVGLIINLVAVGALVFIWLERKISGRIQDRLGPTRVGGKFGWLQTLADGLKLLTKEDLMPAGADGMLFRVAPYVSFCASIAAFLAIPFAGGEYPFIVQHVNAGVFFVLAVLGLEVFGVILAGYSSASKWSLFGAMREAAQVVSYEVPLGLCAVVPVLIAGSMDLVVIGDMQQGWFTNWHLFHDPATFLIFWVYFTCATASVNRAPFDLAEAESELVAGFHTEYSGLRWSFFFMAEYGSMFSVSLLASILFLGGWHGPVPVAQILGLTAENGNLAWYLGAVLGTANVIGKAVVGVCVMMWIRWTLPRLRIDQVMTTCLKYCTPLAAMMFVGAVAWQWSLPDRCFFGLLAAPSVTAEISEGWHRGQQAAADEAESQDDSADQIVATPTGAAALALQFQGGK
- a CDS encoding PEP-CTERM sorting domain-containing protein; translation: MYASFGKVAALVCFLLAATFSSSVSGQLIGIEPIGDPTAPVIIVPGQPFEQFYPNVFDLDHPKKLTFEGVIINDDPNNRPGEVAIWFDWLDIMGGISTSPPVVHTIVPGVPTDLFGPSAPMWIIPYCPPQVSIHIEALGPGFPLAVNGVFIHECLIPEPATVGLGTLGFACFFAALRRRPVC
- a CDS encoding NADH-quinone oxidoreductase subunit D; translated protein: MSTLVDDPRVIEFDVRTDEMLVNMGPQHPSTHGVLRLVLRTDGEVVSEVTPHLGYLHRCAEKIGENLTPRQWIPYTDRMDYLAAMNMNLGWALAVEKLLKYEPPEKGRHLRVIIAEMGRIASHLVGMGAYGLDLGTFSPFLYAFREREKILDLFEEACGARLTYSYLTVGGATADLPRGWLQKCEAFLEQFEPIIAEYHTLLTTNSIFVKRTAGIGVMSAKKAIDYGTSGPVLRGSGVDHDLRRDGEEIYTAMYDGYAFEVIAERNGHYPKDHDYPAVPMEAVLGDCWHRFYVRMLEVVQSVDLVRQAIDRYSTAEGSYGEPRKLTEKLPKGEAYLETECPRGQMGFYLVSNGESIPWRARARSSSFCNLSVTSELCRGCLIADVPAIVGSLDVVMGEIDR